The uncultured Cohaesibacter sp. genome segment GCTGCCTTTGGCCGAAGGGCCTTCAGGCTTGAATGCGACGTCGGCAAAATTAGGGAGTTTGCTCATAATTCAAGTTCCTTAAGCCTTAAGCCTGCGCGATGCCCAAACGAGCGTGGATATTCTGCAGTTCACCAAGAACGTCGCAGCCTTCGAAGCAGTAAGCTTCAACACCGGCAGCAGACAGTTTTTCCATGATGTCAGCAGGACGACCAGCCAGCCAGAGCATTTCAACGCCAGCTTCTTTGAGTTCCTTGGCAACGGCTTCGCCCATTTCTTCGTAACGCGCATCAGATGCTACGATACAAGCGATTTTCGCACCGGAAGCCTTGAAGGCTGCGCCGATTTCGCCGGTTTCCAAGAAGTTCTTGTCAGACAGGGACTTGATGCCACCAGCTTCGAAGAAGTTCTTAGCCCAGGTTGCACGTGCGGTGAATTCGGCGATTTTACCGATCTGTGCAAAGAAGACGGTTGGTTCACCGGCAGCTTTGGCAGCGTCACGCAGCGCTTCGAAAGGCATGGAGTAACGGAAGACTTTGAGTGGTTCGCAAGATTCGCCTTCTGGAGCAGCAGCCAATTCAATGCGTTCAGCTTCGTCAACGGCGGTTTCGCCTTCCAGAATGTTCGGGAATGCGGAAGTACCGGTCAGCGCATCTTTACGCTTGGCGATCAGAGCGTTGCGGGTTTCGCTCGACTTGGCGATTGCGTCCTGAACGAGACCAGATTTCAGAGCTGCGTCAATGCCGCCAGCTTTGAAGATTTCCTGGAAAAACGCCCAAGCAGCAGAGCCATACTGGTCGGTCAGGTCTTCAACATAACCCGAACCAGCTGCAGGGTCGGTAACGCGATAGAGGTTGGATTCCTCAATCAGCATGACCTGCAGGTTACGAACGATACGACGACCCAGAGCATTTGGCAGGCCGATTGCGATGGCATGTGGCAGAATGCAAACGCTGTTTGCACCACCAACACCAGCAGCGAAGCCAGCGGTGGATACGCGCAGGGTGTTTACCCATGGATCCAGGCGGGTTGCCATTGCGAAGGATGTTTCAGCATGCAGGCTGAGCGCTTTGAACTCAACGCCAGCAGCTTCTTGCAGGTTGGCCCAGAGTTTACGCATGGCGCGCAATTTGGAAAGGGAACCAAACTGGTTGGCGCTTACGGACAAGGTGACATCGATGAGACCAAATGCCTCTGCGGTATCAAAGCCGTTTTCTTCAAGCGCTTTTACATAGGTGATGATGGTTGCGACAACAGCGCCGAGTTCCTGCGAGTCAGAAGCGCCAGCATCGTGGTAAGGACGGCCATCAACAGTGATGAACGGACCTTTGAAGCCTTTGCCTTGCAAATCACGGATGGTTTCAGCCAGTTCAGCTGCCCAGCCGGTAGCGACGCCGCCGGTGGAAGCGAAGTTGCCGAGCGGATCAAAGCCGAATGACAGGCAGAGACCGGAAGGGGCTGCGCCGCTGGCTTCTACGAACTCTACGAAAGCAGCCTGGCCAGCGCCTTCAAGGCGGAGGCTAACGATATCAAGCATGACACCGTCGAGTGCTTTGGCGATTGCGTCCTTGTCAGCGGCAATACCGTAGCCACGGGCCGCTGCGCTGCCTGCAAAAGGAATAACAAGCATGTTGGAGCCGTTTTTCAGGTCGTCCAGCGCTTGTGCGTTAGCTTTTGCGACATCTGGATTGTCGACGCGCTGAGCAACAGCCCAAGGGGTGTTGTCTGCACGCATTGCCAGTGGCTCTTTGCCTTTGGCGCGGTGGTACATTGGTTCCACTTCAAGACCATCAACGGTCTTGGTGGACAGGCGGGAAACGGGTTTCCCTTTGAGGGCCTTTTCTACTGCTGCAACCCATTCATCACGGGAGAAGCCAGGAAAAGTGTCAGTTATCCTCAGAGCATCGCTCATCGTGTTCGCTCCAGTTAGTTAAAGATGAATACAGGAAACACGCCGCTCGCGCCCCTGCTCCAACCTTGGATTTAGTTTCCCAAACGCCGCCCCCTCTCGCTCACTCAGAGGCTTGGCGCTTCCCTTGCGAAACATACATGTTGGCTGAATGATAGTGCCTAGAACGTCGACCGCTTTGTCATATCGCAAGTCCCTGTCCAGATTAGCGCTATTCTCCTCAGTTCTCATGGTGTTCCTGTCGAATGTCGTGGACCCGAAATCAGAAGCCATTCTGGCCCAGCGATTGAACGACGGATTGAAGGTGACCGGACTGGTCGGGATCCAACTATGGTGTAAGACCCGCCCGCGAGATCCGCAAGCTGTCCAAATGGTCCGGTTTGGGTTTGATATGTCTCAAATCGAGTTTTTCCAAACCCATGAAATGGCAGAATCCCTTGAATATGTGCCAGGACTCTGTCTTTTCCTCAGGTGATACGAATCATCGCACAGATCTGTCGTTTTTCGCCGCCTGTTCATTGTAAAGTTGCAAACGGTCGCGTTGCCGAAATCAGCAAAACATCGTTATTTTTACCAAATCCAACGTTGCAAATGCTCGTTGCAGTTGTTCAGAACTATACAAAAGTGATCTCGTTAGCGTTCTTTTGGGTTGCTCTAACGGCAACAATGGTTCAGGTATACAAGTGGGTATAAGTGGGGAAAGCGACTGTGTTTCGATCCTGATTCTTCCGGATTGCGATTCACGTTGCCTTGAATGTCAAATCAGGCGTCCCCCAAGGGGCGCTCAAATCGCAACACCAGAATTGCAGATAACAAAATGTTCCATACCCAATGGTCTTCCGACAAGGAGACTCAGTCTGGTCAGACTCGCACTGGCACAAAGAGCTTTTATCAGGAAATCAGACAACGGTTCCGTACCTATGGTGCAGAACGGCTCCTGATATCGGGTCTCCCGCTGCCTGGTCGCGACATGAGTAAACTTGTCCTTCATCAAAAATGGGGTCAGGAGCCATTCACTGCGGCTCAGTTGACACAGATTCGTGGCCACGACCCTTTGGTGCGCCGCGTTGCAGTGGCTTGTAAACCTGTTCGCTTGCTAAACGACAGTGCGCAAGTCGATTGGCTGTTGAACTCTCCTCTTTATAATATGCTGATACGCGGTGCTGGCGGTCAAGACGAGATCGGATCGATGATCGGTGTTCAGATCCCGCTTGATCTGTTGCAAGTGATGATTATTCTAGCGGGCCCCAGTATCACTATCTCCGACGTGGACCTTTGCGCTGCCATAAGCCAAATCGCGCGTGATTTGGAAACCATGCATGGCCTCAAGCCGTTGCTGCCTCCTCGCCCCGGCGAGTTGTCCGTGCGTGAGAAAATGGTTTTGATCAAGACAGCGGAAGGCAAAACAGCGGGTGACATCGCCGGCGAGCTGGAGATTTCCCAACGCACCGTGCATGCTCATTTGCAAAATGCATCCGAAAAAATGCAGGCCGCCAACAAGACCCAAACGGTCGTTGAAGCGCTTCGCTATGCTCAAATTTCGCTGTCCTAAGGGTCAGCTCCGAGCAGAATTCCTCCCCCGAAACATTCAGGTTAGAGTCCGGAAAAATGCCGCTTTTCTGCGGCATTTTTCGTGTTTTGTAACAAAGTATGTCCAAGCGGAAACGGGATACAGTGAGTTACCAAATAACTGGGATCTAATTTGCCTGTTTTCGCTCCGGGCCGCGCCAAACGCTCCTGTAGTTGATAAGATCTGAACATACAGATCAACTCTCGGAACAGGAGATCATCATGAAAATTCTTTTCGGCGGAACCCTGATTGCGGTAGTTGCAATGACCGGCACCGCATTCGCATTTGGCCCCGGTTATCAATCAAATCAGCAACTGGCGCAAAATAACGCCCAGTTCCAGATGCAGCGCCCCGGCTTCAGACAGGGAATGGCACCCGGAATGGGCCGCAGAATGACCTTCAACCAGACCCAAAGCAACCAATTTCCAAATCGCGGCAACCGCACCGGTCAGCCGGTCTTCATGGATAGCTGGGACAGCAATAACGATGGCACCGTCAGCCTTGCAGAAGCAAAGGCGCGCCGGGGCGAATATTTCAACGCACTGGACGACGATGACGACGGCAAGCTCGACACGAAGGACTTCAAGACTTTTCTGACCAATCAAAAAATGCCAGTCGCTCAAGCCACCAATCGCCAGCGTGGCCTGTTGGGCATGAACCTCGCGTTCAACGACGTCAACAAGGACGGCATCGTGACCCGCAAAGAATTCCTGGCTCAAACCAACAGCTGGTTGAAACGCATGGATATTTCTGGCGACGGCAAGGTCACAAGCGCCGATTTTGGCCCCGGCAATGGCCGGCTGGCCGTCAACAGGCGAAACAACCAGAACTGGACGCAAGGTCGCGGACCTGGTCGTGGAATGGGACGTGGCCAAGGGCGCGGTCGAGGACTTGGAATGGGCCGAGGCCAGGGTCGTGGACAAGGACGGGGCCAAGGGCGTGGCATGGGGATGCGCTGGCAGTAAAAAGCCAGTGAGCCTCACCAAGTTCTGACATTCTGATTGCCTAATATAAAAAGAGCTGGACCATCATTGTGAATGGCCCAGCTCTTTGTGGTTGCTACAACCTGTCGACCGATTGCGCGCAGGCAATCGCTTAGTAGGTCATCATTGGCGGCAATTCCTTTGCCTGATCAACCCATTTCTCAACATTGCTTTGAGCCGGAACCTGACGCACGAGTTTCCGCTTTTGGTTGGCTTCTTTCATGGCGACAGTCAAATTGGCTGCATTGCGGTTGCGCAATTCCTTGACCGTATCGACGCCAGCGGCTTCGAGCAATTCGGAATATTCCTCGCCTACACCCTTGATGCGCATCAGATCAGCCATGTTGGCCCATTTGAGAATGCGGGCATGTTCGATGCCGGTCTCGGCTTCCAGCGCCTTGCGGCCAGCGGGATCTTTCGCACGGTCCAGATAGGCCTTGGTGTTGGTAATGCCCACGGTTTTGAGCTTTTCAGCATAGGACGGGCCGATGCCTTCGATTTTCGCTATTGGATAGGACGACATTCTTTCCTCCACTCTTTCAACGCCACCCATTGCAGATGGGCAGGCTTCCCCATTTGATCCCCATTGAGATTGCGTCCTGATTGTTGATCGCTCAGGAAACAGCCCCATCATATCCAGAGTGAGCCAAAAAAAAGCGACCTGCAAGGGCCGCTTTCAGATTAGATGATCTGGCTCAGGCCGGGAACCGATGAAATCACTTCGTCGACGGTCGCTGGGTCGACATGCTCTTTGGCAATCGTGATCATTTCCTCGGCAACGGACTTCACTTCACCCATGCCGAGACCTGCGCTGTTCAATTCGCTCATGGCTGCCATGGCACCACCCATGCCACCCATCAGACCACCAAGCAGACCGCCACTTGATTTGCTTTCCTCTTCCAACATGCTCTTGGCATTCAGAGCGCCAGCAATTTCCTTCACCTTTTCGGTGTCGGCTTCCTTGGCAAGGAAATTGAGGATGATCTTGACGGCGGTTTGAGCCATCTCTTCGGAAATTCCCGCGGCCGATGCGATGCGCGCAATAATGATATCTTGCATTCTAGTCTCCCTTGCAGCAGCCAAACACTCTAAAATCGCTCAACTGCCATCAACTTTTGCGAAGAGTGCCTTCCCGGCTTTTATAAAGCCTTGCGAGAAGAAACTCGTCGCCCGATTCAAACCTTACGTTTGCGTTACCCTACACATGCTTTCACCAAAGGCAAGAGCATAGATGCTCCGTCTCAGACACAAGTCTTATCCATCAGCGTCTTGCCGAAACAAAGCAAGAGTAATTTCCGAAAAGCCGGTTGCAGGCATGTGACAAGCACCGTAAAAGAATCGGTGAGGGATTGATCTCTTCTTTCGTATTGAGCTTTATCGCAGGCTGCCTGAACGCTGGATGAACGCTGGATGAGCGGTAAGAATAGATCATGGGATTGGGCACGAAACAGGATGCCCAATGGTCGCAGGACCGGAACGAGGAACGGGGAAAGCACATGCTGCAGGACGGCAAGGTCTATCTGGGAACTTCTTTTCTAACCAATGCAGACGGGAGCGAGACCAGTCAGGGAGAATATCTTGATCTGAAACTTGCCAACCGGCACGGTCTGATTACCGGAGCAACAGGCACCGGCAAGACAGTGTCTCTGCAAATTCTGACCGAAGGCTTTTCCAATGCAGGGGTTCCTGTTTTCTGCGCCGACGTCAAGGGTGACCTGTCCGGGCTGGCCGCAGCCGGAGAGCCAAAAGACTTCCTCGCCAGCAGGGCAGAAAAAATAGGCTTTGCCGACGAGTATGTGTTTGAATCCATGCCGACGATCTTTTGGGATCTGTTTGGCGAACAGGGCCACCCGATCCGCACCACCATCACAGATATGGGGCCCTTGCTGCTGGCACGCCTGTTGGGTCTGAATGACACGCAGGAAGGGATTTTGAATATCGCCTTCAAATTGGCCGATGACGAGGGACTTTTGCTCCTCGATCTCAAGGACTTGCGTGCTTTGCTGGTCAATATGGAAGAGCGGCGCAAGGAATTGTCCGCCGCCTATGGCAACATCTCTACGGCCTCGATTGGTGCCATTCAGCGGGATCTTCTGGTGTTGGAACAACAAGGTGCCGAGCAGTTCTTTGGCGAGACGGCGCTGAACATTCTGGATCTGATGCGGACCACCCGCGATGGTCGCGGTGTGGTCTCCGTGCTGGCGGCTGACAAACTGATGCAGTCGCCGCAACTCTATGCGACCTTCCTGTTGTGGTTATTGTCGGAATTGTTCGAAGAGCTGCCGGAAGTCGGCGACAGGGACCGCCCACGGCTCGTCTTCTTCTTTGATGAGGCCCATTTGCTGTTTGATGATGCGCCGAAGATTCTGGTCGAGAAAGTCGAACAGGTGGTCAAGCTGATCCGCTCGAAAGGAGTCGGCGTCTATTTTGTCACACAGAATCCACTTGATGTGCCCGATGGGGTTCTCTCCCAGCTTGGCAACCGGGTGCAGCATGCGCTGCGTGCCTTCACGCCCCGTGACCAGAAGGCGGTGAAAGTAGCGGCCGATACGTTCCGTCCCAATCCGGCGCTCGATACCAGACAGGTTATCATGGAAATGGGTGTCGGGGAGGCTTTGGTCTCGACCTTGATGAAAAAGGGTGTGCCCTCAATGGTGCAGCAAACCCTGATTCGTCCCCCAAGTTCACGTCTGGGGCCAATCAGTGCGGCTGAGCGAAAAGCGGTGATCGATAACAGCCCGATCTTCGGGGTCTATGACACGGTCGTGGATCGTGAAAGCGCCTATGAGATTCTCAAAAAGCAAGCGGAAGTAAAGGCAAAGCGGGAAGCGGAACAACGCGCCCACGAAGACCAACAGCGCGAAGAGAAAGGTCGGGTGAAACGCGGCCGGACAGGCTTCACCCTGCCCGATTTTGGTCGTGATGACCGACCGACACGGCGCTCACGCAGCAAGACGTCTGCACGCAGGTCAAACAGGCAGACGGTTGCAGAGGCTGCGATAAAGTCGGTTGCCCGTTCGGTTGCGACTTCGCTTGGCAAAGCCCTAGTGCGCGGTATTCTCGGCAGTTTGAAAAGTGGTCGATAATTGCAGCAAATGATTATTAAGTTTAGCCATAGGATGTCAGGCCCGTTTACCAAATCCAAGGGATTCTGAAACAGACTTGGATCAACACTTTGCTGGCTCGGCGTTCAGGCCCTCCAGTCGTGATTTTGCAAATCGTCCCTTTCGTGGCACCTTTGCCTTGCTGCGGAGCGATTTAGCATAGCTATCTTGAAGGATGCTTCTCTCTTGTCGAGTCGCTTGAAATCGATAAAAGATCTTTCTGTCCTCATCCTTGCACCGCGCAAGCATGATCGCCAATTGTGGGCAGATCTTTTGAAGAATTGTGACATCCGCAATCCAATCTCCATGGCGGACATCGAGCAGGCCGCCATCCCCATTGGCTCGGGTCAGGTCGATGTGGTCTTTGTCGATGAAGCCTATGGACCTCAAGGCATTGCCAACATTCTCATCCCAGCCCGCAATGTGGAATTTGCCGGGGGACGCGGGGTGTGCCTGATCCTTTGTTCGAAAAAGGCAACGGCACAAGATGTGCTTAATGCCAGAAAACTGGGCTTTGCCTCGCTGGTTATCCTGCCTGCCTCCATTGGCACGGTGCAGAAACATCTGGAATTGGCCGCTCGCTATATCCCCAAGAGCGATGAGGAGTTGGGCTGGTCCGCACCCAAAATTCAGGAGCATCGGCAAGCCACAGCCAGGCACGCACCCAAGGCTGATCCCGCCCAGACGGCACCTTCCCAAACCACGGATGCGAAGATGCCTCAGAGCGCGCCTGAACAGCCAAAAGCCGTTGCAGACACGCCCCCACAGGTCGCATCATCGCCGTCAGACGCACTCTCGGCAGCGCAACGGGCAATGGCAGACAGCCAAAAAGCCGAATTATCAAAGTCTTCTAATGTTCCGACCACACCAAACTCGGTTCAAGGCACAGTCAAACGTTCCAGCCCGCATTCAGATCTGGACCCTATGAGTGCTCCGGGCCGCACAGCCACCGTTGCAGATGAAGACGTGGTATTCCTTTAGCGGCCTCCCCAGCGACCATCGGCAGCAGCATTTGGGGTTTAATGAAAAACCGGGCTTTTGGCCCGGTTTTCGTTTTTCAGATCACCTTTTCTGAACAGATCAGGCTCTCCTGTTGCTGAAAAACAGGCCCTCTATCGTATAAGCCACCATCACGGTGCCAACAGCTCCCGCGATCCAGATAAGAGCCAGAATGATCAGGTCGATAGGGCCACCGATGTCGCCATAACCCGACGAGGTCATGGTCTGGACAAACCAGATGGCTGCAAAGCCGCCGATCACTCCGACAATCTCCGAGCGCAGAAAGCGGCCAGAGGCCAATGTCTTTTCGCGGAACACGACATAGAGAAAGGCGATGAGGCCCAGAACAGCCAGCACGACCAGAGCCCAAAACAGGGTGGGTCCGAAGACTTCTTCGAAAACCGCCAGCAGGGTGGAAAGTGTTAGTTCTTTCATTGTTTCAACTCCTTTGCCGAGGGTTAGGCGCGGCCGCGCACCATGGCCAGATAGGTGGCCTTCAAGGCGATTTCCTTCATCAACCAAGAAATCCAAAGCTCTTCCAGAGGCGAAATGACACCCGGGAAGCTGGGGGTGAGATTGTTGTTGTAATCAAACTCGATCAGCATGGCGCGACCGATCTTGGTAATCAGCGGACACGAGGTATAGCCGTTATAGACCTCATCAGACGTCTTGCCTTGGATGTCGGCAATCATGTGATCGATTGCCACCGGCACCTGCCATTTGACAGACGCGGCAGTTTTGCCTTTGGGCACGCCTGCGACATCGCCAACTGCCCAGACATTTTTGAAGCGATTATGGCGCAGTTTATATTTGTCGACATCGACCCAGCCGCCCTTTGCCATATCGCCCGGATGGATCGGCAGCGGACTGTTCAGCACGGCGTCTGGAGCCCGCATCGGGGGGATGACGTTGGTGAAGTCATAAGGCATCTGCTTGTCGCCGTCAGGCGTTGCGAAGGTGCAGATTTTCTTGCCGGGATCGATGGCTTTGAGCACGTGATTGTAGACCGGTTTGAAATCACGATCCTCAAACAGCATGCGGAGCTTTTCATTGACAATGGGCACGCCGAAGAAGCCATTATTGTGGGCAGCATAATGCACTTCGATCTTGCCGCGGGTGCCTTTGCGGCGGGCGCGGTCATCGGTGAGGAAGGTATATTTGAGCGGAGCGCCAGCGCATTTCATGCTGGTGGCCGGTCGATAAAAGAGACCGATTCCCCCCGTATCGGTGAAGCGATCCATTTCCTGCCAAGTGGCTTGGGCTTCCTCAGGCCCAGCATAGACCGCGCCTACACCATCCTTGCCAATCAGACTCATTTCAAACCCTTCGATGGCGTCGAAATCGAGCATCAGGCCGGTGGTGACGAGCAAATAATCATAAGGAATGACCTTGCCGCTTTCGGTGACGACCTTGTTGCTGTCGGGGTCAAATTCCGCAACGGCTTCCTCGATCAATTCTGCATTCGATGGCATCCATTCCCGCGTCGTGGAAACAGAGTATTGGGCGGGTTTGAGACCTGCAGCAATCAGGGTGAAGCCCGGTTGATAAAGATGACGCTTTCGGCCATCGATCAGGGTGATTTTGACCCCGTCGAGCCGGGCTGCCAATCGATTGGCAGCGGCAAGGCCTGCGGCCCCTGCGCCAGCAATGACAATGTGGGCTTTGGTCTTGGTTTGCGCCTTGCTTTGGTTTGCTGCGGTCGCGGCAGTGAGAAGCAGCCCACTGCCTGCGGTCAGTTTAAGCAAATCCCGGCGAGATGGTCTGGCGAGCTCCTTGAGCATTTCGGACATCTGGATCCTCCCGTGCTGAGCCAGTTTGCGGGGGCGTCTGTTCCATATGCATGGTGCAGATCGACGCGGAGCGCCCCTTTGTTGCGGTTTGATAATGACATAGTCACGTGGTGCCGTATGGCGG includes the following:
- a CDS encoding FAD/NAD(P)-binding oxidoreductase, whose protein sequence is MSEMLKELARPSRRDLLKLTAGSGLLLTAATAANQSKAQTKTKAHIVIAGAGAAGLAAANRLAARLDGVKITLIDGRKRHLYQPGFTLIAAGLKPAQYSVSTTREWMPSNAELIEEAVAEFDPDSNKVVTESGKVIPYDYLLVTTGLMLDFDAIEGFEMSLIGKDGVGAVYAGPEEAQATWQEMDRFTDTGGIGLFYRPATSMKCAGAPLKYTFLTDDRARRKGTRGKIEVHYAAHNNGFFGVPIVNEKLRMLFEDRDFKPVYNHVLKAIDPGKKICTFATPDGDKQMPYDFTNVIPPMRAPDAVLNSPLPIHPGDMAKGGWVDVDKYKLRHNRFKNVWAVGDVAGVPKGKTAASVKWQVPVAIDHMIADIQGKTSDEVYNGYTSCPLITKIGRAMLIEFDYNNNLTPSFPGVISPLEELWISWLMKEIALKATYLAMVRGRA
- a CDS encoding helicase HerA-like domain-containing protein, with the protein product MLQDGKVYLGTSFLTNADGSETSQGEYLDLKLANRHGLITGATGTGKTVSLQILTEGFSNAGVPVFCADVKGDLSGLAAAGEPKDFLASRAEKIGFADEYVFESMPTIFWDLFGEQGHPIRTTITDMGPLLLARLLGLNDTQEGILNIAFKLADDEGLLLLDLKDLRALLVNMEERRKELSAAYGNISTASIGAIQRDLLVLEQQGAEQFFGETALNILDLMRTTRDGRGVVSVLAADKLMQSPQLYATFLLWLLSELFEELPEVGDRDRPRLVFFFDEAHLLFDDAPKILVEKVEQVVKLIRSKGVGVYFVTQNPLDVPDGVLSQLGNRVQHALRAFTPRDQKAVKVAADTFRPNPALDTRQVIMEMGVGEALVSTLMKKGVPSMVQQTLIRPPSSRLGPISAAERKAVIDNSPIFGVYDTVVDRESAYEILKKQAEVKAKREAEQRAHEDQQREEKGRVKRGRTGFTLPDFGRDDRPTRRSRSKTSARRSNRQTVAEAAIKSVARSVATSLGKALVRGILGSLKSGR
- a CDS encoding methylmalonyl-CoA mutase family protein, with translation MSDALRITDTFPGFSRDEWVAAVEKALKGKPVSRLSTKTVDGLEVEPMYHRAKGKEPLAMRADNTPWAVAQRVDNPDVAKANAQALDDLKNGSNMLVIPFAGSAAARGYGIAADKDAIAKALDGVMLDIVSLRLEGAGQAAFVEFVEASGAAPSGLCLSFGFDPLGNFASTGGVATGWAAELAETIRDLQGKGFKGPFITVDGRPYHDAGASDSQELGAVVATIITYVKALEENGFDTAEAFGLIDVTLSVSANQFGSLSKLRAMRKLWANLQEAAGVEFKALSLHAETSFAMATRLDPWVNTLRVSTAGFAAGVGGANSVCILPHAIAIGLPNALGRRIVRNLQVMLIEESNLYRVTDPAAGSGYVEDLTDQYGSAAWAFFQEIFKAGGIDAALKSGLVQDAIAKSSETRNALIAKRKDALTGTSAFPNILEGETAVDEAERIELAAAPEGESCEPLKVFRYSMPFEALRDAAKAAGEPTVFFAQIGKIAEFTARATWAKNFFEAGGIKSLSDKNFLETGEIGAAFKASGAKIACIVASDARYEEMGEAVAKELKEAGVEMLWLAGRPADIMEKLSAAGVEAYCFEGCDVLGELQNIHARLGIAQA
- a CDS encoding DUF2267 domain-containing protein, producing the protein MQDIIIARIASAAGISEEMAQTAVKIILNFLAKEADTEKVKEIAGALNAKSMLEEESKSSGGLLGGLMGGMGGAMAAMSELNSAGLGMGEVKSVAEEMITIAKEHVDPATVDEVISSVPGLSQII
- a CDS encoding LuxR C-terminal-related transcriptional regulator; its protein translation is MSKLVLHQKWGQEPFTAAQLTQIRGHDPLVRRVAVACKPVRLLNDSAQVDWLLNSPLYNMLIRGAGGQDEIGSMIGVQIPLDLLQVMIILAGPSITISDVDLCAAISQIARDLETMHGLKPLLPPRPGELSVREKMVLIKTAEGKTAGDIAGELEISQRTVHAHLQNASEKMQAANKTQTVVEALRYAQISLS
- a CDS encoding DUF4332 domain-containing protein; the protein is MSSYPIAKIEGIGPSYAEKLKTVGITNTKAYLDRAKDPAGRKALEAETGIEHARILKWANMADLMRIKGVGEEYSELLEAAGVDTVKELRNRNAANLTVAMKEANQKRKLVRQVPAQSNVEKWVDQAKELPPMMTY
- a CDS encoding DUF5368 domain-containing protein; its protein translation is MKELTLSTLLAVFEEVFGPTLFWALVVLAVLGLIAFLYVVFREKTLASGRFLRSEIVGVIGGFAAIWFVQTMTSSGYGDIGGPIDLIILALIWIAGAVGTVMVAYTIEGLFFSNRRA